One window of the Streptomyces sp. TS71-3 genome contains the following:
- a CDS encoding low specificity L-threonine aldolase, whose translation MSGSSSENQQHKDARHEVAQDKDAIRTRRIAAQRSVRRCLGHNGMHVPMRERLAALLEHGPLVHDLDEPPDLYGDRIVQALEERVAGLLGKEAAVFFPTGTMAQQVALRCWAGRTGNATVALHPLAHPEVHEEGAFGALSGLRTVHPTREPRQPTADEVREFGEPFGALMLELPLREPGFLLPTWDELTAVVAAAREREAVVHFDGARLWESVPHLGHSLDEVADLADSVYVSFYKSLGGLGGAALAGPRTLTDEARSWRHRYGGQIAHQFPTALSALIGLDRELPRLPSYVAHARVVAAALKEGLAAAGVPWARVHPGVPHTHQFQVWLPYEAEVLQEASLRQAEETGTGLFWNWTASGTPGTACTEVTVNAPGLEWTPDDVKEAVSEFAGRISSRGGFPG comes from the coding sequence CGCAGGACAAGGACGCCATACGCACCCGCCGGATCGCCGCCCAGCGGTCGGTCCGGCGGTGCCTCGGCCACAACGGGATGCACGTCCCCATGAGGGAGCGGCTCGCGGCGCTCCTCGAACACGGGCCGCTCGTCCACGACCTGGACGAGCCCCCGGACCTGTACGGGGACCGCATCGTCCAGGCGCTGGAGGAGCGCGTCGCCGGACTGCTCGGCAAGGAGGCCGCGGTCTTCTTCCCGACCGGCACCATGGCGCAGCAGGTGGCCCTGCGCTGCTGGGCGGGCCGGACGGGGAACGCGACGGTCGCGCTGCACCCGCTCGCCCACCCCGAGGTCCACGAGGAGGGCGCCTTCGGGGCCCTCAGCGGCCTGCGCACCGTGCACCCCACCCGGGAGCCCCGGCAGCCGACCGCCGACGAGGTGCGGGAGTTCGGCGAGCCGTTCGGGGCGCTGATGCTGGAACTGCCGCTCAGGGAGCCCGGTTTCCTGCTGCCCACCTGGGACGAGCTGACCGCGGTGGTGGCGGCCGCGCGGGAGCGCGAGGCCGTGGTGCACTTCGACGGGGCGCGCCTGTGGGAGAGCGTCCCGCACCTCGGGCACTCCCTGGACGAGGTCGCGGACCTCGCGGACAGCGTCTACGTGTCGTTCTACAAGTCGCTGGGCGGCCTCGGCGGCGCCGCGCTCGCCGGACCCCGGACGCTCACCGACGAGGCGCGGTCCTGGCGGCACCGGTACGGCGGGCAGATCGCCCACCAGTTCCCGACCGCCCTGTCGGCGCTGATCGGCCTTGACCGGGAACTGCCGCGGCTGCCGTCGTACGTGGCGCACGCGCGCGTGGTGGCCGCCGCGCTCAAGGAGGGCCTCGCCGCCGCGGGGGTGCCGTGGGCGCGGGTGCACCCCGGGGTGCCGCACACCCACCAGTTCCAGGTGTGGCTGCCCTACGAGGCCGAGGTGCTCCAGGAGGCGTCCCTGCGGCAGGCCGAGGAGACCGGCACCGGGCTCTTCTGGAACTGGACCGCGTCCGGCACGCCCGGCACCGCGTGCACCGAGGTCACCGTGAACGCGCCCGGCCTTGAGTGGACACCGGACGACGTCAAGGAGGCGGTGTCGGAGTTCGCGGGGAGGATTTCCTCGCGGGGCGGCTTTCCGGGTTAG